The DNA sequence CGGCAGACGAGCTGGGTATGCGTCCAGACATCTCCTTCGGCGTGCCACTGGGCATCCTGCGCGCAGTCGGACATCGCCTGGCACCAGGGCTGCGTAGCGGCCCAGTGCAGGATCTCCTCCAGAGTCGATGTTGTCAGTGTCTGCCAGTTCATGACCAGATATCTGCCTGTTTGGAGAGCAGGTTGGGAACCATGGCCTGGTGTTGCCAGTGGCTGCTCTGTTTGATTTTTTCTACAAATTCGGGACGGACAAACTTGGACCTGCCGGTGACGGCTGAGCCCGCTTCGGTGCGGAGATAAACGCCTTCCATCAGGTTGTCCGTGTTGTTGGAAAGTGGATTGTCAAAGACACTGTCAAAGGCGGACTGGCCAATCAGCGTCTCCAGATCTTTGCGTGCCAGCGGACCGGTATGGATAACGGGGACCGTTTCGATACCGGTGCCTGCGAGCAGTTCCAGTCGGCAGGCGAGGCTGAGAAAGACCTGTTGTACTTTATCGTAAATGTCAAATTCAAAGAAGTAGTGCGGCAGACTGCGATAATGAATCGAGTGCCGGGCATAGACCCATTCGCCGAACAGGATGAACCGGTCTTCCAGCATCTGTTCCAGGACCGGCCGTTTGACCATGGCCCATTGTTTGAACAGATCGTACTGCGGGTGCATGCCTTCGTTGATCAGGTGCCCCCGACACTGCAGAACGAGTTCTCCCGTGGGAGAGAAATGGAGTCCGACGTTGGTGCCGTCAATCTTTTCCTCCACGATGAGAGACGGATCGGCAATGAACTGCAGCGAAGCCTGTTCGCTGAGCCGTTTGTCGTCTGCCGTCCCCGTAGAGCCGAACAGATGAGGTGTCCGCGGATATTTCACAAATTGATCGTGGGAACTGCCCATCGGTCCGGACTCTCTTTAACAAAAGTGAAGGGGATGTATCAGATTCAGCCGTTTCAGTATGCGCAGACTCTCTATGTCGATTCTGGCAGAAAACGGCTGACGTGAAAACTCAGTGACGGACAACCGGCGCACGGTAATTCCTGCGCACGGTTGTTATTCTCTGAAAAAAGTGATTGCGGTTCACGCCGTCAAAAGCAGCCCCGCGTGAGGCAGCACTTTTTGAAGCGCTGGCCTGAGCCGCAGGGGCATAAATCGTTGCGGCCGAGTTTTTCTTCGAGCAGCTTAACGCCATGCACGATGCGGACGCCCCGTTTGACTTGTGTTTCAGACGGGAAGCCTGTGCGGCGTTTGCTCATCGTTTCAAAAAAATGGCCGGTCGTCAAATTCGGAATAGTTCATAGCACACCTCCGATTAGGTCAGAGAACAGAGTGGTTTGAGAAGGGAGACACGGCGGCTTCAGTGAGGTTCGCTGAATATCAGAACTGACCGGAATTCTTCCAGTACCGTTTTTCAATGCGACGCAGATTTGGCTCACCGCATAACTTTGGCAGATAGGCTGCCAACCGCTGCAACTCATTATCGTGTCTGTCATCACCGAACCAGGGAG is a window from the Gimesia benthica genome containing:
- a CDS encoding SEC-C metal-binding domain-containing protein, whose amino-acid sequence is MSKRRTGFPSETQVKRGVRIVHGVKLLEEKLGRNDLCPCGSGQRFKKCCLTRGCF
- a CDS encoding RNA ligase family protein yields the protein MGSSHDQFVKYPRTPHLFGSTGTADDKRLSEQASLQFIADPSLIVEEKIDGTNVGLHFSPTGELVLQCRGHLINEGMHPQYDLFKQWAMVKRPVLEQMLEDRFILFGEWVYARHSIHYRSLPHYFFEFDIYDKVQQVFLSLACRLELLAGTGIETVPVIHTGPLARKDLETLIGQSAFDSVFDNPLSNNTDNLMEGVYLRTEAGSAVTGRSKFVRPEFVEKIKQSSHWQHQAMVPNLLSKQADIWS